One region of Peribacillus simplex genomic DNA includes:
- a CDS encoding PAS domain-containing sensor histidine kinase: protein MSKRLINYGQGRMGEQSVDDTEKLRSFMENNPDAISIVDLEGKTLQVNAAFEEFFGWKNDELIGMPYPIIPEFLKESAKELHDQIRAGVKKKGFETVRQRKDGRLINVSISLFNIRDNEYEPSALVFVYRDITNQKLAEAALKESEQRYRSLVEVSPEAIFVHRDGIIEYMNPMGAKMLGMDSVEDIIGKSVFQFVHLDSRESVQKRIGIMRDDYQAVGLLEQKFIRLDGQVFYGETLGLPIIYKGQPAIQVFCRDITERKKTEELLCKSNMLSAVGQMAAGIAHEIRNPLTTVKGFLQLLREHPEQKDYLEMTVSEVEKIEILANEFLSLAEPEAKVCESIQLNDILDSVITLAEFQAILYDVEIIKEYHTGLGSVIGEPNQLKQVFTNVVNNAIEAMPKGGKLHIQLNYEGVYAIIRFIDQGCGISQERMKHLGQPFYSTTEKGTGLGLMVSTKIIHGHNGEIHFSSEVGKGTIVEIILPLNESSQ, encoded by the coding sequence ATGAGTAAAAGGCTTATTAATTATGGACAAGGGCGAATGGGAGAACAGTCGGTGGATGATACAGAGAAACTTAGGTCATTCATGGAGAACAACCCGGACGCCATATCCATTGTTGATCTGGAAGGAAAGACCCTTCAAGTAAATGCCGCTTTTGAAGAGTTTTTCGGTTGGAAGAATGATGAGCTCATTGGCATGCCATATCCAATTATTCCTGAATTCTTGAAGGAATCAGCCAAGGAATTGCATGACCAGATTAGGGCAGGGGTAAAAAAGAAAGGCTTTGAGACGGTCAGGCAAAGGAAGGATGGCCGGTTAATCAATGTGAGCATCTCCCTGTTTAATATCCGGGATAATGAATATGAGCCGTCCGCACTGGTCTTCGTTTATCGGGATATCACGAACCAAAAGCTTGCTGAAGCTGCCTTGAAGGAAAGTGAGCAAAGGTATCGCAGTTTAGTGGAGGTGTCACCTGAAGCGATTTTTGTACATCGTGATGGGATAATAGAGTATATGAATCCCATGGGGGCAAAAATGCTGGGGATGGATAGTGTGGAAGATATTATCGGTAAGTCGGTCTTTCAGTTCGTTCACCTGGATTCCCGGGAAAGTGTACAAAAAAGAATCGGGATAATGAGGGACGATTATCAGGCGGTGGGTTTACTGGAACAAAAGTTCATTAGACTTGACGGACAAGTATTTTATGGAGAAACACTCGGTCTTCCGATTATTTATAAAGGTCAACCAGCCATACAGGTATTCTGCAGGGATATTACGGAGCGTAAAAAGACCGAAGAGCTGCTTTGTAAATCCAATATGTTATCGGCCGTTGGACAAATGGCTGCGGGTATCGCACATGAAATAAGAAATCCATTAACTACGGTCAAAGGATTTTTACAATTATTAAGGGAACACCCTGAGCAAAAGGACTATCTTGAAATGACGGTCAGCGAAGTTGAGAAAATTGAAATACTGGCCAATGAATTTTTAAGTTTAGCAGAGCCTGAAGCGAAGGTTTGTGAATCGATTCAGCTTAACGATATTTTGGATAGTGTGATTACATTAGCCGAGTTTCAAGCGATATTGTATGATGTTGAAATCATCAAGGAATATCATACGGGTTTGGGATCGGTCATTGGCGAACCGAATCAGTTAAAACAGGTTTTCACGAATGTCGTCAATAATGCGATTGAAGCCATGCCGAAAGGCGGCAAACTTCATATACAGTTAAACTATGAGGGAGTCTACGCGATAATCCGATTCATTGATCAAGGCTGTGGAATCTCACAAGAGCGCATGAAGCATTTGGGGCAGCCTTTTTATAGCACAACGGAAAAAGGAACAGGATTGGGGCTCATGGTCAGTACTAAAATCATTCATGGGCATAATGGGGAAATTCATTTCAGTAGCGAAGTGGGAAAAGGGACGATTGTAGAAATCATTCTCCCCCTCAATGAGAGCTCACAATGA
- a CDS encoding TrmB family transcriptional regulator: MQDIIQKLQSLGFSQYEAKAYVSLVRQGPTSAYQVSKESGIPRARIYEILNGLQEEGVVLKEEINESIQYSPLPVDVFLESVQSKWNNTYQSISHTLKQFEKIEPMTDNRVMTLKGEAHILSFCRTLIQKAERRVVVSLWDKMYGKLEQELKGVVAHCTLKGIVFQVEHPLSGLDIHRKTSYVDNIGENKWFILSIDGKETIYGPSSEMRETAFYTDDPIHINFLENYIWHDILVNRLVKKDEEDAEKWISRERDRFFSL; this comes from the coding sequence ATGCAAGATATCATTCAAAAACTGCAGTCTCTCGGGTTTAGTCAATATGAAGCAAAGGCTTATGTTTCTTTAGTTCGCCAAGGTCCAACCAGTGCCTATCAAGTAAGCAAGGAATCTGGAATTCCCAGGGCGCGTATCTATGAAATATTAAATGGACTTCAAGAAGAAGGAGTCGTATTAAAAGAGGAAATCAATGAATCGATACAATATTCACCATTACCAGTCGATGTGTTTTTGGAATCCGTCCAATCGAAATGGAACAATACCTATCAATCCATCAGCCATACACTAAAGCAATTCGAGAAAATCGAGCCCATGACCGATAATCGTGTAATGACGCTTAAGGGTGAAGCGCATATCCTATCCTTTTGCCGTACTTTGATTCAAAAAGCGGAGAGAAGGGTGGTAGTTTCCTTATGGGACAAGATGTATGGGAAACTTGAACAAGAGCTTAAGGGGGTAGTTGCACATTGCACTCTCAAGGGGATTGTATTTCAGGTTGAACACCCATTATCAGGTTTAGATATACATCGTAAAACCAGCTATGTGGACAATATAGGAGAGAACAAATGGTTCATCCTATCCATTGATGGCAAGGAGACGATTTACGGCCCTTCTTCGGAAATGAGAGAAACGGCGTTTTACACAGATGATCCCATTCATATTAATTTTCTCGAAAATTACATTTGGCATGATATCCTCGTTAACCGCTTAGTTAAAAAGGACGAAGAAGATGCTGAGAAATGGATTTCGAGGGAAAGGGACCGTTTTTTCTCGCTATAG
- the rpsN gene encoding 30S ribosomal protein S14 — protein MAKKSKVVKAQKQLAMVEKYAELRTQLKEKGDHAALAKLPRDSSPTRVHNRCGVTGRPRGYMRKFNMSRIVFRELAHKGQLPGVKKASW, from the coding sequence ATGGCTAAAAAATCCAAGGTGGTAAAAGCACAAAAACAGTTGGCAATGGTCGAAAAGTATGCAGAACTTAGAACGCAATTGAAGGAGAAGGGGGATCATGCTGCATTGGCCAAACTCCCGCGTGATTCTTCGCCGACAAGGGTTCACAATCGTTGCGGAGTAACAGGAAGGCCCCGTGGATATATGCGCAAATTCAACATGTCACGAATCGTTTTTAGGGAACTTGCTCATAAAGGGCAACTGCCAGGTGTCAAAAAGGCAAGCTGGTGA
- a CDS encoding cell wall hydrolase — protein sequence MAVVKNTAADRALLARLLRAEGEGEGDQGMLMIGNVGINRIRSNCSDFKGLRTIPDMIYQEHAFEAVQKGYFYQRAREREIRLARRSINGERLWPSKFSLWYFRPQGDCPATWYNQPLVGRFKLHCFYEPTGAECENIYSTF from the coding sequence ATGGCTGTTGTAAAGAACACTGCTGCCGATCGTGCCTTATTGGCAAGATTGCTTAGAGCTGAAGGCGAGGGTGAAGGTGATCAAGGCATGTTGATGATCGGGAATGTTGGGATCAATCGGATTAGGTCTAATTGTTCCGATTTCAAAGGGCTGAGGACGATTCCAGACATGATTTATCAGGAACATGCCTTTGAAGCTGTGCAGAAGGGGTATTTTTATCAACGAGCAAGGGAAAGAGAAATAAGGCTTGCGCGTCGCAGTATAAATGGTGAAAGGCTATGGCCCTCGAAATTTAGCCTATGGTACTTCAGGCCACAGGGAGATTGTCCGGCAACCTGGTATAATCAGCCCCTCGTTGGGCGTTTCAAGCTTCATTGCTTTTATGAACCAACAGGTGCAGAATGTGAAAATATTTATAGTACATTTTAA
- a CDS encoding NAD(P)-binding domain-containing protein, protein MLEWIIIGGGIQGTTMATFLLKSGKTTVDQLAIVDRNGEPLARWKHCTEVISMPYLRSPSVHHLDVNPFSLQKYVEKADWNNNFYGQYKRPSLQSFNEHCAQVTDDLSIKQAWVQGKVTSVCKTGQGWEVQLQNKRRLAGKKIVISIGIGEQHYWPDWALQLKQEHEGFIFHIFDGNIPELTQLHGPITIIGGGISSVHLALKLSKIYPNEVTVLKRHPFRIHNFDSDPGWLGPKRQRPFRAITSYQKRREAIIHARYKGSIPPDLHKVLMNQVKQVLLRVMDVEVISAVWRDGYISLRDKNEKVIQQTGTILLATGFKSSMPGKDWLTPVIQSHDLRLAECGYPIVSQSLQWGPGLYVTGALAELEMGPISRNISGARQAAERIVNSL, encoded by the coding sequence ATGTTGGAATGGATCATTATTGGCGGAGGCATTCAAGGTACGACGATGGCCACATTTTTACTAAAGTCAGGAAAAACGACAGTGGACCAGCTGGCGATTGTAGATAGAAATGGAGAACCATTGGCGAGATGGAAGCATTGTACGGAAGTGATTTCAATGCCATATTTACGTTCACCATCCGTACACCATCTGGATGTGAATCCATTCAGCCTGCAGAAATATGTGGAAAAAGCAGACTGGAACAATAATTTTTATGGCCAATATAAGCGGCCATCCCTACAATCCTTCAATGAACACTGTGCTCAAGTTACAGATGATTTATCTATTAAGCAGGCATGGGTGCAAGGGAAAGTCACGTCTGTCTGTAAAACGGGACAGGGCTGGGAAGTACAATTGCAAAACAAGCGACGACTTGCAGGGAAAAAAATCGTGATTTCAATTGGTATTGGTGAACAGCATTATTGGCCGGATTGGGCACTGCAATTAAAACAAGAGCATGAGGGCTTCATTTTTCACATATTCGATGGAAATATTCCGGAGCTGACACAATTACATGGACCCATCACGATCATTGGGGGAGGCATATCTTCTGTCCATCTGGCTTTAAAGCTGAGTAAGATCTATCCCAATGAAGTAACGGTACTAAAGCGGCATCCGTTTAGAATTCATAATTTCGACAGTGATCCTGGTTGGTTGGGGCCGAAAAGACAGCGTCCTTTCCGTGCTATAACAAGCTATCAGAAAAGACGCGAAGCCATTATCCATGCCCGTTATAAGGGATCCATTCCACCTGACTTACATAAAGTGCTGATGAATCAGGTTAAACAGGTATTATTGCGTGTCATGGATGTTGAAGTGATAAGCGCTGTGTGGAGGGACGGGTATATTAGCCTCAGGGATAAAAACGAAAAGGTTATCCAACAAACAGGGACGATCCTTTTAGCAACCGGCTTTAAGTCTTCAATGCCAGGGAAGGATTGGCTAACGCCAGTCATCCAGTCGCATGATTTACGCCTTGCTGAATGTGGTTATCCGATTGTATCGCAGTCGTTGCAGTGGGGACCTGGTTTATATGTCACGGGTGCATTGGCTGAACTTGAAATGGGACCGATATCCAGGAATATATCTGGAGCAAGACAGGCAGCGGAACGAATTGTGAACAGTTTATAG
- a CDS encoding oxidoreductase: MIEKWNGEDMADVSGQTIVITGANSGLGFETAFALAGKGAEIILAVRNASKGEKAVDRILSVHPKANVRVMQLDLSDLSSIRHFADSFKENYDSLSVLINNAGVMIPPYSKTKDGFELQFGSNHLGHFALTGLLLPRILSTPKSRVVTLSSLAAINGFIDFGNLNGENGYKPMKYYGQSKLANLLFARELQNKFNQHEANPISVACHPGLSHTNLMSRGSGKPMNRFVHFLSKTFTQPANMGALPTLYAATEPTLTGGEYIGPDGKKSRKGFPRKDTIIDTLYNEETSKRLWDISETMSGVKYCFSESITPK, translated from the coding sequence ATGATTGAAAAGTGGAATGGCGAAGATATGGCCGATGTATCAGGGCAAACCATTGTGATTACTGGTGCAAATAGTGGACTTGGCTTCGAAACGGCTTTTGCCCTGGCCGGTAAGGGGGCAGAGATCATTCTTGCCGTCCGGAATGCTTCTAAGGGTGAAAAGGCGGTCGATAGAATCCTCTCGGTGCATCCTAAAGCGAATGTACGCGTGATGCAGCTGGATTTAAGTGATTTAAGCAGCATTCGGCATTTTGCTGATTCCTTTAAGGAAAACTATGATTCACTCTCCGTCCTTATCAATAACGCAGGTGTGATGATTCCGCCATACAGCAAAACGAAGGATGGTTTCGAGCTGCAATTCGGCAGCAACCATCTCGGTCATTTTGCTTTGACAGGCCTCCTTCTTCCGCGTATCCTTTCTACACCAAAATCGCGGGTCGTCACATTGAGCAGCTTGGCCGCCATCAATGGATTCATAGACTTCGGAAATCTAAATGGTGAAAACGGTTATAAACCGATGAAATACTATGGGCAAAGCAAGCTGGCCAATCTTCTCTTTGCCCGCGAATTACAGAACAAATTCAACCAGCATGAAGCAAACCCGATTAGTGTTGCCTGTCATCCGGGCCTTTCCCATACTAATCTCATGTCACGCGGATCTGGCAAACCCATGAATAGGTTCGTCCACTTTCTTTCCAAAACCTTCACCCAGCCGGCAAATATGGGAGCGCTCCCCACTCTTTATGCCGCAACGGAACCAACCTTGACAGGCGGGGAGTATATCGGACCCGATGGAAAGAAAAGCAGAAAAGGCTTTCCTAGAAAAGATACTATCATCGATACCTTGTATAATGAAGAAACTTCGAAAAGATTATGGGATATTTCAGAAACCATGTCAGGGGTCAAATATTGTTTCAGTGAAAGCATTACGCCAAAATGA
- a CDS encoding DUF3600 domain-containing protein has translation MNNLHNQLREALYEESKSLNPSPELKVKVMSTITTNRGKRKKHLITSVLIASLLLPTSAFAYQSFLADDLYGSFEQVKKHLANATMEGYLLFDAKLSQAKGELGKEEYADFKELLHVVTESKLDYGDANGNIDYDQLPSRKIAELKTAFMEIQPYFDKLNGLVSSEELLTAEEYETYIEALMTYEKIAVQSGSENGSVNVDDLPANLQAEFQDARDFMDYVNEMQIQ, from the coding sequence ATGAACAATCTTCATAATCAATTAAGGGAAGCATTATATGAAGAAAGTAAGAGCCTAAATCCTTCACCAGAACTAAAAGTAAAAGTAATGAGTACAATAACAACTAATCGAGGGAAAAGAAAAAAACATTTAATAACAAGCGTGCTAATTGCTTCACTGTTACTCCCAACCAGTGCTTTCGCCTATCAATCCTTCCTGGCTGATGATCTATACGGATCATTCGAGCAGGTAAAAAAGCATTTGGCTAATGCTACCATGGAGGGATACCTCCTTTTCGATGCAAAACTGTCCCAAGCTAAAGGTGAATTGGGAAAAGAAGAGTATGCTGATTTCAAAGAATTATTACATGTAGTAACTGAGTCTAAGCTAGACTATGGAGATGCAAACGGCAATATTGATTACGACCAACTTCCTTCAAGAAAAATCGCTGAATTAAAAACAGCTTTTATGGAAATACAGCCATATTTCGATAAATTAAACGGACTAGTATCCAGTGAAGAGTTGTTAACGGCTGAGGAATACGAAACGTATATTGAGGCTCTTATGACATATGAAAAAATTGCCGTGCAAAGTGGGAGTGAAAACGGCTCAGTTAATGTCGATGACTTACCTGCTAATCTTCAAGCTGAATTTCAAGATGCAAGGGATTTCATGGATTATGTAAATGAGATGCAAATTCAATGA
- a CDS encoding sulfite exporter TauE/SafE family protein translates to MEDIQISTLLLLMFFGFLAAFIDSVVGGGGLISIPALLFSGLSPTAAIATNKLASSMGALTSTIAFIRSGKVDFRFVAKLFPFIFIGSLLGAWVVNFVSPELLKPLILVLLLVIAIYTFLKKDWGQESTYKRLTWQKAALFAFAIFAIGFYDGFLGAGTGSFILFAFLMIGFDFLHSAGNAKFLNFGSNLAALIMFIFLDTVNFSYGIPMGISMIAGALAGSKFAIKKGVAYVRVLFIIVTVILIMKNIIDYLMGG, encoded by the coding sequence ATGGAAGATATACAAATTTCAACACTCTTGCTGCTGATGTTTTTTGGCTTTTTGGCAGCATTCATTGATTCTGTGGTCGGCGGTGGTGGCCTGATTTCCATACCCGCTTTATTATTTTCTGGACTTTCACCAACAGCTGCGATTGCAACGAATAAGTTAGCAAGTTCCATGGGGGCTTTAACAAGTACAATTGCCTTCATTCGTTCAGGTAAGGTTGATTTTCGGTTCGTGGCCAAACTTTTCCCATTTATTTTTATAGGATCGTTACTGGGTGCCTGGGTCGTCAATTTCGTCTCACCCGAATTATTAAAACCACTGATCTTAGTTCTTTTACTAGTTATAGCCATTTATACCTTTTTAAAAAAGGACTGGGGACAAGAATCGACTTACAAGAGGCTCACATGGCAAAAGGCAGCACTATTTGCGTTCGCTATATTTGCCATTGGTTTTTATGATGGATTTTTAGGGGCTGGAACGGGATCTTTCATTTTGTTTGCCTTCTTAATGATTGGCTTTGATTTCTTGCATTCTGCAGGAAACGCAAAATTTCTAAACTTCGGAAGTAATCTGGCAGCACTGATCATGTTCATATTTCTTGATACCGTCAACTTTTCCTATGGAATACCGATGGGGATCTCCATGATAGCAGGAGCATTGGCAGGTTCTAAATTCGCCATTAAGAAGGGAGTGGCATATGTAAGAGTATTATTCATCATCGTTACCGTCATCCTGATCATGAAAAATATAATTGATTACTTAATGGGCGGCTAA
- a CDS encoding DUF1292 domain-containing protein has protein sequence MGNIREGEVFTLTDDNNEGHEVEVLGSLDVEGTEYVAVGLLEDIEEDTEEDIDIFFFRVEGEGELLDIESDEEFEKVSLAFEAAFKEKE, from the coding sequence ATGGGTAATATTCGTGAAGGTGAGGTTTTCACCCTTACTGATGACAATAATGAAGGCCATGAAGTTGAGGTTTTAGGATCATTGGATGTAGAAGGAACGGAATATGTAGCAGTAGGTTTGCTTGAAGATATTGAAGAAGATACAGAGGAAGATATCGATATTTTCTTTTTCAGGGTCGAAGGCGAAGGTGAGCTGCTCGATATCGAATCGGATGAAGAGTTCGAAAAGGTATCATTGGCGTTTGAAGCGGCATTTAAAGAGAAAGAATGA
- a CDS encoding sigma-70 family RNA polymerase sigma factor, with amino-acid sequence MSDQNDLISSIKLFLKGEKQAYDELYEKTIQSVYRNVHFLIDEKADIDDVIQDIYIEVYKSLRKYDCERPFKPWLMGIVIRQLQTYRRKRWMRLRISKKAEAEVAVQINVPDFSHDIIDKISNQQLVDLVNQLPYKLKQVVILRYLNDYSQEEVARILEIPIGTVKSRIHASLRKLNAKGKESQLFLEKVRNV; translated from the coding sequence ATGAGTGACCAAAATGATTTAATTTCCAGCATCAAACTTTTCTTAAAGGGAGAGAAACAGGCATACGACGAGCTATATGAAAAAACTATTCAAAGTGTCTATAGAAACGTTCACTTTCTTATAGACGAAAAAGCGGATATTGACGATGTGATTCAGGATATCTACATAGAGGTCTATAAGTCTCTTCGTAAATATGATTGCGAAAGACCTTTCAAACCATGGTTAATGGGGATTGTCATACGGCAGCTTCAAACCTATCGACGGAAAAGGTGGATGCGCCTAAGGATTTCTAAAAAGGCAGAAGCAGAAGTAGCAGTACAAATCAATGTTCCAGATTTTTCTCATGACATTATTGATAAAATTTCTAATCAACAACTCGTAGATTTAGTAAACCAGTTACCTTACAAGCTAAAACAAGTCGTAATTCTTCGCTACTTAAATGATTATTCACAAGAAGAGGTAGCCAGAATTTTAGAAATCCCGATTGGAACCGTTAAATCCAGGATTCACGCTTCTTTAAGAAAGTTGAATGCGAAAGGAAAAGAAAGTCAATTATTTTTAGAGAAAGTGAGGAATGTATAA
- a CDS encoding peptidylprolyl isomerase, which yields MAKKGYILMTNGEKIEFELFPNEAPNTVANFENLANTGFYNGVVFHRVIPGFVSQGGDPTGTGAGGSGKQIKCETVGNPHKHEAGSLSMAHAGKDTGSSQFFIVHAPQPHLNGVHTVFGKVTSGLETAKAMKNGDKMEKVEVFDAE from the coding sequence ATGGCTAAAAAAGGATACATACTTATGACAAATGGAGAAAAGATCGAATTCGAACTTTTCCCGAACGAAGCACCGAACACAGTGGCTAACTTCGAAAACTTAGCAAACACAGGATTTTATAATGGTGTAGTCTTTCACCGAGTAATCCCTGGTTTCGTAAGCCAAGGCGGAGATCCTACAGGTACAGGTGCAGGCGGAAGCGGCAAGCAAATCAAATGTGAAACAGTAGGAAACCCTCACAAACATGAGGCAGGCAGCCTATCCATGGCACACGCTGGAAAAGATACTGGCTCAAGCCAATTCTTTATCGTGCACGCGCCACAACCGCATCTTAACGGTGTTCACACAGTATTCGGTAAAGTGACATCTGGACTTGAAACAGCCAAAGCTATGAAAAATGGCGACAAAATGGAAAAAGTCGAAGTTTTTGACGCTGAATAA
- a CDS encoding NADPH:quinone oxidoreductase family protein, giving the protein MLQQFDALVVNKQDDRFSVNIQQLSLDDLPQGEVLIRVHYSGVNYKDSLASIPNGNIVSSYPIVPGIDMAGIVVSSEDSRFQEGDEVIATSYGIGVSQSGGYSQLARVPADWIVPLPDGLTMREAMIIGTAGFTAALSVLRLEENNLTPDQGSVLVTGATGGVGSFAVSILAKLGYSVEASTGKESEHGYLKEIGATTIVSREDVYDGKLRALGKQKWSGAVDPVGGEPLASVLSQIKYGGSVAVSGLTAGTSLPATVFPFILRGINLLGVDSVNCPMDTRLKVWHRLATDFKLAHLEQLVQQEITIKELPDILPTLLKGEARGRTIVKL; this is encoded by the coding sequence ATGTTACAGCAATTTGATGCATTGGTTGTAAACAAGCAAGATGATCGATTTTCCGTTAACATTCAGCAACTATCACTTGATGATTTGCCGCAAGGGGAAGTGCTCATCCGTGTCCATTATTCCGGGGTGAACTATAAAGATAGCCTTGCCAGCATTCCGAATGGAAACATTGTCAGCAGCTATCCGATCGTTCCAGGAATTGATATGGCTGGTATAGTCGTTTCATCTGAGGATTCCCGGTTTCAGGAAGGCGACGAAGTCATTGCGACCTCCTACGGGATTGGCGTTTCACAATCCGGCGGCTATAGTCAATTGGCCCGTGTTCCTGCAGATTGGATCGTTCCACTTCCTGATGGCCTTACAATGAGAGAGGCGATGATCATCGGAACTGCCGGTTTCACTGCTGCCTTATCAGTTCTGCGCCTTGAAGAAAATAACCTCACTCCAGATCAAGGGAGCGTTCTCGTCACTGGTGCAACTGGCGGGGTCGGCAGTTTCGCTGTCTCGATCCTTGCCAAACTTGGCTATTCAGTGGAAGCAAGTACAGGAAAGGAATCGGAACATGGATACCTAAAGGAAATCGGAGCGACGACCATTGTATCCCGTGAAGATGTATATGATGGCAAGCTTCGGGCACTGGGCAAACAGAAGTGGAGCGGGGCGGTAGATCCCGTCGGCGGTGAACCGTTAGCCTCGGTCCTTAGCCAAATCAAGTATGGCGGATCTGTAGCGGTAAGCGGATTAACAGCTGGCACAAGCCTTCCTGCCACCGTCTTTCCATTCATCTTAAGAGGTATTAATTTACTTGGGGTCGATTCGGTCAATTGCCCGATGGATACAAGATTGAAAGTTTGGCATCGCCTTGCCACCGACTTTAAACTTGCACATTTAGAACAGCTTGTTCAACAGGAAATTACTATTAAAGAATTGCCTGACATCCTTCCTACCCTATTAAAAGGGGAAGCAAGAGGCAGAACGATCGTTAAGCTATAA
- a CDS encoding VOC family protein, protein MAIKRVDHIGVVVRDLEESITFYQDVLDLKVKSRVLHTNGVIQLAFLGYNDSDETEIELIQGYSDTLPSEATIHHFAITVDDIEEEYDRIKSLDNIELIDEEIVTLPNGYRYFYIYGPEKEWIEFFQR, encoded by the coding sequence TTGGCTATAAAAAGAGTCGATCATATCGGAGTTGTTGTAAGAGATCTTGAAGAATCCATAACCTTTTATCAGGATGTATTAGATTTAAAAGTGAAATCGCGGGTGCTACATACTAATGGTGTAATCCAACTAGCATTCCTTGGATACAATGATTCAGACGAAACAGAAATTGAATTAATTCAAGGTTATAGCGACACACTGCCATCCGAAGCAACGATCCACCATTTTGCAATTACTGTGGATGATATCGAAGAGGAATATGACCGGATTAAAAGTTTAGATAACATCGAGCTGATTGATGAAGAAATCGTCACCCTTCCAAATGGTTATCGCTATTTCTATATATATGGACCAGAAAAAGAGTGGATTGAATTTTTCCAAAGGTAA
- the ltrA gene encoding group II intron reverse transcriptase/maturase, giving the protein MLMEQILERENLIQALKRVERNKGSHGVDGMRVQNLRPHLVTEWYNMKTALLQGTYQPKPVRRIEIPKPNGGVRLLGIPTVLDRFIQQAIAQILTKIYDSTFSENSYGFRPNKQGHQAVRKAKSYITEGYTWVVDMDLEKFFDKVNHDKLMGMLERKIEDKRVLKLIRKFLQAGIMIGGLFHKSEEGTPQGGPLSPLLSNIMLDDLDKELEKRNLRFVRYADDSTIFVKTRKAAKRAMGNISSFIENKLKLKVNYEKSKYDRPWNRTFLGFSFTKSKKNPKVLLAKQTVKRVKKRIREMTSRKLPIPMELRINKLKQYLRGWMGYFALIDTPNVLKNLDSWIRRRLRMCLWKQWKLPRTRVRKLKGLGVPFGKAYEWGNSRKGYWRIAHSPILDKTLNNVYWLHHGLVNLYERYTKLRQT; this is encoded by the coding sequence ATGTTAATGGAACAGATACTAGAGAGGGAAAACTTAATACAGGCATTGAAGCGTGTAGAAAGAAATAAGGGAAGCCATGGTGTAGATGGAATGCGGGTCCAAAACCTGAGACCGCACCTCGTAACCGAATGGTACAACATGAAAACTGCCCTTTTACAGGGTACCTATCAACCGAAGCCCGTCCGTCGTATCGAAATCCCGAAACCAAACGGCGGAGTTCGGCTTTTGGGTATTCCAACCGTTCTAGACCGTTTCATTCAACAAGCCATTGCCCAAATATTGACCAAGATATATGACTCAACCTTTTCGGAGAATAGCTATGGATTTCGCCCTAACAAACAAGGGCACCAGGCGGTTCGAAAGGCAAAGTCCTATATAACCGAAGGTTATACATGGGTAGTGGATATGGATTTGGAGAAGTTCTTCGATAAAGTGAATCATGACAAGCTCATGGGAATGTTAGAGCGGAAAATTGAAGATAAACGAGTTCTTAAACTGATTCGTAAATTCCTTCAAGCAGGCATTATGATAGGCGGACTTTTTCATAAAAGTGAGGAGGGAACTCCGCAAGGAGGTCCGTTAAGTCCTTTATTATCTAATATCATGTTAGACGATTTAGATAAAGAACTAGAGAAACGCAATCTTCGATTCGTAAGGTATGCGGATGACAGTACTATCTTTGTGAAGACACGAAAAGCCGCCAAACGTGCAATGGGAAATATCTCAAGCTTCATTGAAAATAAACTGAAGCTAAAGGTCAACTACGAGAAGTCGAAGTATGATCGCCCTTGGAACAGAACGTTTCTCGGTTTTAGTTTCACGAAGTCAAAGAAGAACCCGAAGGTTCTACTGGCTAAACAAACGGTGAAGAGGGTAAAGAAACGAATCAGGGAAATGACCTCGAGAAAATTACCGATACCCATGGAACTCCGAATAAATAAGTTAAAGCAATACCTTAGAGGTTGGATGGGGTATTTCGCCCTCATTGATACTCCGAACGTATTGAAGAATTTAGATTCATGGATTCGAAGAAGACTCAGAATGTGCCTATGGAAGCAATGGAAATTACCAAGAACGAGGGTGAGGAAACTCAAAGGATTAGGCGTCCCATTTGGAAAAGCATATGAATGGGGAAATAGCAGAAAGGGTTATTGGCGCATAGCGCATAGTCCTATTCTAGACAAAACCCTTAATAATGTTTATTGGCTCCATCATGGGTTAGTAAATCTATATGAACGATATACAAAACTACGTCAGACTTAA